The genomic interval CTGGAAATACTACCTGGATTGAACTCCATACGGTATCGAAGGCAGATGTAAATCTTAAAAAAGCGCACGACGATGCCACAGTGCTCGAAAAAAGGCTCATCAATGCTATTAAAGGTGATGTGATTGTTACTATCCATCTGGAACCAGAGGGACATCACGAGGAAATGCATGACCAGCTAAGGGATGCAGACCAAAATCGCCCGCTTGAGGATTTTATATAAGATAGTAACCTACCATTGCTTTACATTACATTTATCCATCTGTATCCGGTACTCTGCTCCACAAGCAAGGTACTCCTTCCACAGCAAAGCAGTGGAAGGAGATTAGGTAGGTCACTAGCCCAAAAACTATATCTCTACGCCAATTTTTGAGTGATCACCAACATGAATCTCTTGGTCAACATCTTTCAGCTCAGTGTATCGGCCGATAGTTGAATTCTCAATATTACAACCTTCTAGTGTAGCATGCTCTTGGACAAGGCTGTTTTTGATTGTGCATTTCGTCATCTGAGTCCCTTCGTCAATGCTTACATGGGGACCTATAATACAGTTTTCAAGTTCTACATCATCCCCGATATATACCGGCGGAATGATTTTAGTGTCTGTAAAACGATCTCCCTCCACCTCTTCGTATTCTTTCTCAACTACCTTGCCTGATGTTTCCAACCAGGCTGGCAATGTTCCACAATCCATCCATTCATCAACGGTCGCCTTGCGAAACACTTTGTCATCTTTGAGCAGGCGGTCCAGGGCATCAGTAAGCTGAAACTCTCCCCCGTGCCCGCGCACATCATGCTCCAACAGATATTCAATTTCTTTTTTCAGCTGCTCGCCTTCTTTAAAATAATATACGCCTATAATTGCCAGATTTGAGATTGGGTTGTCTGGCTTTTCCACAAAATCAGTAATTTGGTCCTCTTCTTCGACAGCCACACCAAATCGCGAGGGATCATCAACTTCTTTCAACCAAACTACACTGTCGGCATCTTCGATGGATACTGAGCCTTCCATATCAAAAATAGTATCCGCAAAAACAATAATGCATTCACCACTAAGATCCTCTTCGGCACAATACACGGCATGGGCCGTACCCTCAGCACTCTC from Fodinibius salinus carries:
- a CDS encoding sugar phosphate nucleotidyltransferase, which codes for MKLIIPMAGRGTRVRPHSHTVPKPLLPVAGKMIVERIVETFARTLDRNIDEIVFILGPDFGQDIKDALSAMSERQNARATFRVQESAEGTAHAVYCAEEDLSGECIIVFADTIFDMEGSVSIEDADSVVWLKEVDDPSRFGVAVEEEDQITDFVEKPDNPISNLAIIGVYYFKEGEQLKKEIEYLLEHDVRGHGGEFQLTDALDRLLKDDKVFRKATVDEWMDCGTLPAWLETSGKVVEKEYEEVEGDRFTDTKIIPPVYIGDDVELENCIIGPHVSIDEGTQMTKCTIKNSLVQEHATLEGCNIENSTIGRYTELKDVDQEIHVGDHSKIGVEI